The proteins below come from a single Mytilus edulis chromosome 5, xbMytEdul2.2, whole genome shotgun sequence genomic window:
- the LOC139524654 gene encoding multidrug and toxin extrusion protein 1-like isoform X1, with protein MGCINKSTLVDLFAGVKMKIFPNGYRIELKELLQLAWPITIETLLQYLILSVSLLFCGHLGKEALDGVQLAITTINVVGSSVIIGLCTAFDTLFSQTFGSNNKNNIGLILQRGILIMLLACIPIFAVFVNTEYLLILVGQNSEVARLSGQYVIIVIAGFPGCVITFVLMRYLQCQNIVIPGVILQLIANVFNIVYHLILVTGLDLGLRGAAVAVVCTYWTEVLLYLMFIRFSKIYENSWTGFSKEAFLDWNTFLKLAIPGIFMISVDWWSFEISTLVVGILGNVQLAAHSIVFQINGLIFMIPLGLSSAVCIKIGQHVGAGDPIKAQTTSRVGILVGWIAALFTSTFYISMKDIVPKAYTSNREILQLTSKVMPQIATYNFINITMLVLNGILRGTGHQKYGGIVTVIAHYVIGVPLMVVLVLYTSLEIAGVWWAFCTAIVFMFGLYAAKILSISWENECKKAQERTAVNVIYKDPPVFEGGPQLSSECSYSDTKPSNEDYRQLFEQIVEESPPSLFKVVICQRCFIFVVLLLVLVFSIVLNLFFHSKLKSDAECFVNDTMYNVTEHLNITTVIPC; from the exons ATGGGTTGTATAAATAAGTCTACGTTGGTCGACTTATTTGCTGgagtaaaaatgaaaatatttccaAATGGATACAGGATCGAGCTAAAGGAATTACTACAGTTAGCTTGGCCGATT ACCATAGAGACCCTTTTACAGTACTTAATATTGTCAGTAAGTTTGTTGTTTTGTGGTCATCTTGGAAAAGAAGCTTTAGATGGGGTTCAATTAGCTATCACA ACTATAAATGTAGTTGGTTCATCTGTGATCATTGGTTTATGTACGGCATTCGATACCTTATTCTCACAG ACATTTGGAAGTAACAACAAGAATAATATTGGTCTCATTCTACAACGAG GTATTCTTATCATGCTATTGGCCTGCATACCAATATTTGCAGTCTTTGTTAATACAGAATATTTATTGATCCTGGTAGGCCAAAATAGTGAAGTAGCGAG actCAGTGGTCAGTACGTAATAATAGTAATTGCCGGATTTCCA gGATGTGTAATAACATTTGTTCTCATGAGATATTTACAGTGCCAG AATATTGTTATCCCTGGAGTTATTTTACAGTTAATTGCAAATGTTTTTAATATagtttatcatttaattttggtAACTGGATTAGACCTAGGGTTGAG AGGTGCAGCAGTCGCTGTTGTATGCACATACTGGACGGAAGTTCTTTTATACCTAATGTTCATAAGATTCAGTAAAATTTATGAGAACTCATGGACAG GGTTTAGTAAAGAAGCTTTTCTAGATTGGAACACATTTCTAAAACTTGCGATCCCTGGAATATTTATGATATCAGTAGATTGGTGGAGTTTTGAAATATCAACTTTAGTTGTTG gcATCCTTGGAAATGTTCAACTTGCAGCTCACAGCATTGTATTCCAGATCAATGGTTTAATATTTATG ATTCCATTAGGGTTATCTTCAGCTGTTTGTATTAAAATTGGACAACATGTTGGTGCTGGGGATCCAATCAAAGCTCAAACAACATCGCGAGTTGGAATCTTGGTTGGAT GGATAGCTGCGTTGTTTACCAGTACATTTTACATTTCAATGAAAGATATTGTTCCAAAAGCATACACGAGCAACAG AGAAATCTTACAGTTGACTTCAAAAGTGATGCCACAGATAGCTACAtacaattttatcaatataacaATG CTTGTTTTGAATGGCATTTTGCGTGGCACAGGACATCAGAAATACGGAGGCATTGTTACGGTCATAGCGCATTATGTCATAGGAGTACCGCTTATGGTAGTACTTGTTCTGTACACATCTTTAGAAATTGCAG gtGTATGGTGGGCCTTCTGTACAGCTATTGTGTTCATGTTTGGTCTGTATGCTGCCAAAATATTATCAATAAGCTGGGAAAATGAGTGTAAAAAG GCACAAGAAAGGACAGCAGTAAATGTGATATACAAAGACCCTCCCGTCTTTGAAG GGGGTCCACAGTTATCCAGTGAATGCAGCTATTCAGACACCAAACCAAGTAACGAGGACTATCGACAGCTGTTTGAACAAATAGTCGAAGAAAGCCCGCCATCTCTGTTTAAAGTTGTTATATGTCAACGatgctttatatttgttgtattacTGCTGGTTTTAGTTTTTAGTattgtattaaatttgtttttccaTAGTAAGTTAAAAAGTGATGCAGAATGTTTTGTCAATGATACAATGTACAATGTCACCGAACATTTGAATATAACGACGGTAATCCCTTGCTAG
- the LOC139524654 gene encoding multidrug and toxin extrusion protein 1-like isoform X3, with protein MGCINKSTLVDLFAGVKMKIFPNGYRIELKELLQLAWPITINVVGSSVIIGLCTAFDTLFSQTFGSNNKNNIGLILQRGILIMLLACIPIFAVFVNTEYLLILVGQNSEVARLSGQYVIIVIAGFPGCVITFVLMRYLQCQNIVIPGVILQLIANVFNIVYHLILVTGLDLGLRGAAVAVVCTYWTEVLLYLMFIRFSKIYENSWTGFSKEAFLDWNTFLKLAIPGIFMISVDWWSFEISTLVVGILGNVQLAAHSIVFQINGLIFMIPLGLSSAVCIKIGQHVGAGDPIKAQTTSRVGILVGWIAALFTSTFYISMKDIVPKAYTSNREILQLTSKVMPQIATYNFINITMLVLNGILRGTGHQKYGGIVTVIAHYVIGVPLMVVLVLYTSLEIAGVWWAFCTAIVFMFGLYAAKILSISWENECKKAQERTAVNVIYKDPPVFEGGPQLSSECSYSDTKPSNEDYRQLFEQIVEESPPSLFKVVICQRCFIFVVLLLVLVFSIVLNLFFHSKLKSDAECFVNDTMYNVTEHLNITTVIPC; from the exons ATGGGTTGTATAAATAAGTCTACGTTGGTCGACTTATTTGCTGgagtaaaaatgaaaatatttccaAATGGATACAGGATCGAGCTAAAGGAATTACTACAGTTAGCTTGGCCGATT ACTATAAATGTAGTTGGTTCATCTGTGATCATTGGTTTATGTACGGCATTCGATACCTTATTCTCACAG ACATTTGGAAGTAACAACAAGAATAATATTGGTCTCATTCTACAACGAG GTATTCTTATCATGCTATTGGCCTGCATACCAATATTTGCAGTCTTTGTTAATACAGAATATTTATTGATCCTGGTAGGCCAAAATAGTGAAGTAGCGAG actCAGTGGTCAGTACGTAATAATAGTAATTGCCGGATTTCCA gGATGTGTAATAACATTTGTTCTCATGAGATATTTACAGTGCCAG AATATTGTTATCCCTGGAGTTATTTTACAGTTAATTGCAAATGTTTTTAATATagtttatcatttaattttggtAACTGGATTAGACCTAGGGTTGAG AGGTGCAGCAGTCGCTGTTGTATGCACATACTGGACGGAAGTTCTTTTATACCTAATGTTCATAAGATTCAGTAAAATTTATGAGAACTCATGGACAG GGTTTAGTAAAGAAGCTTTTCTAGATTGGAACACATTTCTAAAACTTGCGATCCCTGGAATATTTATGATATCAGTAGATTGGTGGAGTTTTGAAATATCAACTTTAGTTGTTG gcATCCTTGGAAATGTTCAACTTGCAGCTCACAGCATTGTATTCCAGATCAATGGTTTAATATTTATG ATTCCATTAGGGTTATCTTCAGCTGTTTGTATTAAAATTGGACAACATGTTGGTGCTGGGGATCCAATCAAAGCTCAAACAACATCGCGAGTTGGAATCTTGGTTGGAT GGATAGCTGCGTTGTTTACCAGTACATTTTACATTTCAATGAAAGATATTGTTCCAAAAGCATACACGAGCAACAG AGAAATCTTACAGTTGACTTCAAAAGTGATGCCACAGATAGCTACAtacaattttatcaatataacaATG CTTGTTTTGAATGGCATTTTGCGTGGCACAGGACATCAGAAATACGGAGGCATTGTTACGGTCATAGCGCATTATGTCATAGGAGTACCGCTTATGGTAGTACTTGTTCTGTACACATCTTTAGAAATTGCAG gtGTATGGTGGGCCTTCTGTACAGCTATTGTGTTCATGTTTGGTCTGTATGCTGCCAAAATATTATCAATAAGCTGGGAAAATGAGTGTAAAAAG GCACAAGAAAGGACAGCAGTAAATGTGATATACAAAGACCCTCCCGTCTTTGAAG GGGGTCCACAGTTATCCAGTGAATGCAGCTATTCAGACACCAAACCAAGTAACGAGGACTATCGACAGCTGTTTGAACAAATAGTCGAAGAAAGCCCGCCATCTCTGTTTAAAGTTGTTATATGTCAACGatgctttatatttgttgtattacTGCTGGTTTTAGTTTTTAGTattgtattaaatttgtttttccaTAGTAAGTTAAAAAGTGATGCAGAATGTTTTGTCAATGATACAATGTACAATGTCACCGAACATTTGAATATAACGACGGTAATCCCTTGCTAG
- the LOC139524654 gene encoding multidrug and toxin extrusion protein 1-like isoform X2, which translates to MGCINKSTLVDLFAGVKMKIFPNGYRIELKELLQLAWPITIETLLQYLILSVSLLFCGHLGKEALDGVQLAITTINVVGSSVIIGLCTAFDTLFSQTFGSNNKNNIGLILQRGILIMLLACIPIFAVFVNTEYLLILVGQNSEVARLSGQYVIIVIAGFPNIVIPGVILQLIANVFNIVYHLILVTGLDLGLRGAAVAVVCTYWTEVLLYLMFIRFSKIYENSWTGFSKEAFLDWNTFLKLAIPGIFMISVDWWSFEISTLVVGILGNVQLAAHSIVFQINGLIFMIPLGLSSAVCIKIGQHVGAGDPIKAQTTSRVGILVGWIAALFTSTFYISMKDIVPKAYTSNREILQLTSKVMPQIATYNFINITMLVLNGILRGTGHQKYGGIVTVIAHYVIGVPLMVVLVLYTSLEIAGVWWAFCTAIVFMFGLYAAKILSISWENECKKAQERTAVNVIYKDPPVFEGGPQLSSECSYSDTKPSNEDYRQLFEQIVEESPPSLFKVVICQRCFIFVVLLLVLVFSIVLNLFFHSKLKSDAECFVNDTMYNVTEHLNITTVIPC; encoded by the exons ATGGGTTGTATAAATAAGTCTACGTTGGTCGACTTATTTGCTGgagtaaaaatgaaaatatttccaAATGGATACAGGATCGAGCTAAAGGAATTACTACAGTTAGCTTGGCCGATT ACCATAGAGACCCTTTTACAGTACTTAATATTGTCAGTAAGTTTGTTGTTTTGTGGTCATCTTGGAAAAGAAGCTTTAGATGGGGTTCAATTAGCTATCACA ACTATAAATGTAGTTGGTTCATCTGTGATCATTGGTTTATGTACGGCATTCGATACCTTATTCTCACAG ACATTTGGAAGTAACAACAAGAATAATATTGGTCTCATTCTACAACGAG GTATTCTTATCATGCTATTGGCCTGCATACCAATATTTGCAGTCTTTGTTAATACAGAATATTTATTGATCCTGGTAGGCCAAAATAGTGAAGTAGCGAG actCAGTGGTCAGTACGTAATAATAGTAATTGCCGGATTTCCA AATATTGTTATCCCTGGAGTTATTTTACAGTTAATTGCAAATGTTTTTAATATagtttatcatttaattttggtAACTGGATTAGACCTAGGGTTGAG AGGTGCAGCAGTCGCTGTTGTATGCACATACTGGACGGAAGTTCTTTTATACCTAATGTTCATAAGATTCAGTAAAATTTATGAGAACTCATGGACAG GGTTTAGTAAAGAAGCTTTTCTAGATTGGAACACATTTCTAAAACTTGCGATCCCTGGAATATTTATGATATCAGTAGATTGGTGGAGTTTTGAAATATCAACTTTAGTTGTTG gcATCCTTGGAAATGTTCAACTTGCAGCTCACAGCATTGTATTCCAGATCAATGGTTTAATATTTATG ATTCCATTAGGGTTATCTTCAGCTGTTTGTATTAAAATTGGACAACATGTTGGTGCTGGGGATCCAATCAAAGCTCAAACAACATCGCGAGTTGGAATCTTGGTTGGAT GGATAGCTGCGTTGTTTACCAGTACATTTTACATTTCAATGAAAGATATTGTTCCAAAAGCATACACGAGCAACAG AGAAATCTTACAGTTGACTTCAAAAGTGATGCCACAGATAGCTACAtacaattttatcaatataacaATG CTTGTTTTGAATGGCATTTTGCGTGGCACAGGACATCAGAAATACGGAGGCATTGTTACGGTCATAGCGCATTATGTCATAGGAGTACCGCTTATGGTAGTACTTGTTCTGTACACATCTTTAGAAATTGCAG gtGTATGGTGGGCCTTCTGTACAGCTATTGTGTTCATGTTTGGTCTGTATGCTGCCAAAATATTATCAATAAGCTGGGAAAATGAGTGTAAAAAG GCACAAGAAAGGACAGCAGTAAATGTGATATACAAAGACCCTCCCGTCTTTGAAG GGGGTCCACAGTTATCCAGTGAATGCAGCTATTCAGACACCAAACCAAGTAACGAGGACTATCGACAGCTGTTTGAACAAATAGTCGAAGAAAGCCCGCCATCTCTGTTTAAAGTTGTTATATGTCAACGatgctttatatttgttgtattacTGCTGGTTTTAGTTTTTAGTattgtattaaatttgtttttccaTAGTAAGTTAAAAAGTGATGCAGAATGTTTTGTCAATGATACAATGTACAATGTCACCGAACATTTGAATATAACGACGGTAATCCCTTGCTAG
- the LOC139524654 gene encoding multidrug and toxin extrusion protein 1-like isoform X4, translated as MGCINKSTLVDLFAGVKMKIFPNGYRIELKELLQLAWPITIETLLQYLILSTINVVGSSVIIGLCTAFDTLFSQTFGSNNKNNIGLILQRGILIMLLACIPIFAVFVNTEYLLILVGQNSEVARLSGQYVIIVIAGFPGCVITFVLMRYLQCQNIVIPGVILQLIANVFNIVYHLILVTGLDLGLRGAAVAVVCTYWTEVLLYLMFIRFSKIYENSWTGFSKEAFLDWNTFLKLAIPGIFMISVDWWSFEISTLVVGILGNVQLAAHSIVFQINGLIFMIPLGLSSAVCIKIGQHVGAGDPIKAQTTSRVGILVGWIAALFTSTFYISMKDIVPKAYTSNREILQLTSKVMPQIATYNFINITMLVLNGILRGTGHQKYGGIVTVIAHYVIGVPLMVVLVLYTSLEIAGVWWAFCTAIVFMFGLYAAKILSISWENECKKAQERTAVNVIYKDPPVFEGGPQLSSECSYSDTKPSNEDYRQLFEQIVEESPPSLFKVVICQRCFIFVVLLLVLVFSIVLNLFFHSKLKSDAECFVNDTMYNVTEHLNITTVIPC; from the exons ATGGGTTGTATAAATAAGTCTACGTTGGTCGACTTATTTGCTGgagtaaaaatgaaaatatttccaAATGGATACAGGATCGAGCTAAAGGAATTACTACAGTTAGCTTGGCCGATT ACCATAGAGACCCTTTTACAGTACTTAATATTGTCA ACTATAAATGTAGTTGGTTCATCTGTGATCATTGGTTTATGTACGGCATTCGATACCTTATTCTCACAG ACATTTGGAAGTAACAACAAGAATAATATTGGTCTCATTCTACAACGAG GTATTCTTATCATGCTATTGGCCTGCATACCAATATTTGCAGTCTTTGTTAATACAGAATATTTATTGATCCTGGTAGGCCAAAATAGTGAAGTAGCGAG actCAGTGGTCAGTACGTAATAATAGTAATTGCCGGATTTCCA gGATGTGTAATAACATTTGTTCTCATGAGATATTTACAGTGCCAG AATATTGTTATCCCTGGAGTTATTTTACAGTTAATTGCAAATGTTTTTAATATagtttatcatttaattttggtAACTGGATTAGACCTAGGGTTGAG AGGTGCAGCAGTCGCTGTTGTATGCACATACTGGACGGAAGTTCTTTTATACCTAATGTTCATAAGATTCAGTAAAATTTATGAGAACTCATGGACAG GGTTTAGTAAAGAAGCTTTTCTAGATTGGAACACATTTCTAAAACTTGCGATCCCTGGAATATTTATGATATCAGTAGATTGGTGGAGTTTTGAAATATCAACTTTAGTTGTTG gcATCCTTGGAAATGTTCAACTTGCAGCTCACAGCATTGTATTCCAGATCAATGGTTTAATATTTATG ATTCCATTAGGGTTATCTTCAGCTGTTTGTATTAAAATTGGACAACATGTTGGTGCTGGGGATCCAATCAAAGCTCAAACAACATCGCGAGTTGGAATCTTGGTTGGAT GGATAGCTGCGTTGTTTACCAGTACATTTTACATTTCAATGAAAGATATTGTTCCAAAAGCATACACGAGCAACAG AGAAATCTTACAGTTGACTTCAAAAGTGATGCCACAGATAGCTACAtacaattttatcaatataacaATG CTTGTTTTGAATGGCATTTTGCGTGGCACAGGACATCAGAAATACGGAGGCATTGTTACGGTCATAGCGCATTATGTCATAGGAGTACCGCTTATGGTAGTACTTGTTCTGTACACATCTTTAGAAATTGCAG gtGTATGGTGGGCCTTCTGTACAGCTATTGTGTTCATGTTTGGTCTGTATGCTGCCAAAATATTATCAATAAGCTGGGAAAATGAGTGTAAAAAG GCACAAGAAAGGACAGCAGTAAATGTGATATACAAAGACCCTCCCGTCTTTGAAG GGGGTCCACAGTTATCCAGTGAATGCAGCTATTCAGACACCAAACCAAGTAACGAGGACTATCGACAGCTGTTTGAACAAATAGTCGAAGAAAGCCCGCCATCTCTGTTTAAAGTTGTTATATGTCAACGatgctttatatttgttgtattacTGCTGGTTTTAGTTTTTAGTattgtattaaatttgtttttccaTAGTAAGTTAAAAAGTGATGCAGAATGTTTTGTCAATGATACAATGTACAATGTCACCGAACATTTGAATATAACGACGGTAATCCCTTGCTAG
- the LOC139524654 gene encoding multidrug and toxin extrusion protein 1-like isoform X5 translates to MGCINKSTLVDLFAGVKMKIFPNGYRIELKELLQLAWPITIETLLQYLILSVSLLFCGHLGKEALDGVQLAITTINVVGSSVIIGLCTAFDTLFSQTFGSNNKNNIGLILQRGILIMLLACIPIFAVFVNTEYLLILVGQNSEVARLSGQYVIIVIAGFPGCVITFVLMRYLQCQNIVIPGVILQLIANVFNIVYHLILVTGLDLGLRGAAVAVVCTYWTEVLLYLMFIRFSKIYENSWTGILGNVQLAAHSIVFQINGLIFMIPLGLSSAVCIKIGQHVGAGDPIKAQTTSRVGILVGWIAALFTSTFYISMKDIVPKAYTSNREILQLTSKVMPQIATYNFINITMLVLNGILRGTGHQKYGGIVTVIAHYVIGVPLMVVLVLYTSLEIAGVWWAFCTAIVFMFGLYAAKILSISWENECKKAQERTAVNVIYKDPPVFEGGPQLSSECSYSDTKPSNEDYRQLFEQIVEESPPSLFKVVICQRCFIFVVLLLVLVFSIVLNLFFHSKLKSDAECFVNDTMYNVTEHLNITTVIPC, encoded by the exons ATGGGTTGTATAAATAAGTCTACGTTGGTCGACTTATTTGCTGgagtaaaaatgaaaatatttccaAATGGATACAGGATCGAGCTAAAGGAATTACTACAGTTAGCTTGGCCGATT ACCATAGAGACCCTTTTACAGTACTTAATATTGTCAGTAAGTTTGTTGTTTTGTGGTCATCTTGGAAAAGAAGCTTTAGATGGGGTTCAATTAGCTATCACA ACTATAAATGTAGTTGGTTCATCTGTGATCATTGGTTTATGTACGGCATTCGATACCTTATTCTCACAG ACATTTGGAAGTAACAACAAGAATAATATTGGTCTCATTCTACAACGAG GTATTCTTATCATGCTATTGGCCTGCATACCAATATTTGCAGTCTTTGTTAATACAGAATATTTATTGATCCTGGTAGGCCAAAATAGTGAAGTAGCGAG actCAGTGGTCAGTACGTAATAATAGTAATTGCCGGATTTCCA gGATGTGTAATAACATTTGTTCTCATGAGATATTTACAGTGCCAG AATATTGTTATCCCTGGAGTTATTTTACAGTTAATTGCAAATGTTTTTAATATagtttatcatttaattttggtAACTGGATTAGACCTAGGGTTGAG AGGTGCAGCAGTCGCTGTTGTATGCACATACTGGACGGAAGTTCTTTTATACCTAATGTTCATAAGATTCAGTAAAATTTATGAGAACTCATGGACAG gcATCCTTGGAAATGTTCAACTTGCAGCTCACAGCATTGTATTCCAGATCAATGGTTTAATATTTATG ATTCCATTAGGGTTATCTTCAGCTGTTTGTATTAAAATTGGACAACATGTTGGTGCTGGGGATCCAATCAAAGCTCAAACAACATCGCGAGTTGGAATCTTGGTTGGAT GGATAGCTGCGTTGTTTACCAGTACATTTTACATTTCAATGAAAGATATTGTTCCAAAAGCATACACGAGCAACAG AGAAATCTTACAGTTGACTTCAAAAGTGATGCCACAGATAGCTACAtacaattttatcaatataacaATG CTTGTTTTGAATGGCATTTTGCGTGGCACAGGACATCAGAAATACGGAGGCATTGTTACGGTCATAGCGCATTATGTCATAGGAGTACCGCTTATGGTAGTACTTGTTCTGTACACATCTTTAGAAATTGCAG gtGTATGGTGGGCCTTCTGTACAGCTATTGTGTTCATGTTTGGTCTGTATGCTGCCAAAATATTATCAATAAGCTGGGAAAATGAGTGTAAAAAG GCACAAGAAAGGACAGCAGTAAATGTGATATACAAAGACCCTCCCGTCTTTGAAG GGGGTCCACAGTTATCCAGTGAATGCAGCTATTCAGACACCAAACCAAGTAACGAGGACTATCGACAGCTGTTTGAACAAATAGTCGAAGAAAGCCCGCCATCTCTGTTTAAAGTTGTTATATGTCAACGatgctttatatttgttgtattacTGCTGGTTTTAGTTTTTAGTattgtattaaatttgtttttccaTAGTAAGTTAAAAAGTGATGCAGAATGTTTTGTCAATGATACAATGTACAATGTCACCGAACATTTGAATATAACGACGGTAATCCCTTGCTAG